CCCTCGCGCGAGGGCTTATGCGGGATGAGGAAGTAGCGGACATTTACGCCTGAAGCGATTCTTCGCGCGTCCTCCGGATTGCCTCCCCGCTCGATGAGATCGACGAAGATCGGGACGATCTCGCCCGTCTGAACGTCGAGGAAATAGCGGGCTTCCGCGGAACCTTGCTCGTACGCCCTGCGGAGCTCGTCCCAGCGAATGTTGACGTGATAGGCCACGCTCGACTCCTTCCTCGAGTTTCCTGGGATTCTAGCAGAAAGCTCCCAGGCGCGGAAGCGCGGCGTCCCCGGGAAGGAGGGCGGCGCCGCGCGTCTTGAGTCGTTTGGGTCCCTCCGCTATGATGAACGCGAACCGCTTCTCCGAAGGAAGCGCGTCTCGGGGACGCCGAAAGGAGGGATCCGCTTTGCGGTCGATCGCGCGCGATCGGGTCTTGCTCGGCATTCTCCTAATCGCCGTTCTTCTCCGACTCGTCTACGCGTTCGCGGTCTTCCCCGCAATCGGGGAGCGTCTCCATTGGAAGGGAGTGGACGACGGCTACGACGAGATCGCGCGCCATGTCCTTCACGGCCATGGTTTCGTCGATCGGCCGGGAGACATCCCGAACCTCGTGACGCCCCCGGGATACGTGTACTTCCTCGCAGCGCTCTACTTCGTCTTCGGCGAGGAGGTGAACGAGGGGTTCCGGATCCGGCTCGTGCAGCCGTTCCTGGACGGCGCGACCGCGCTTCTCATCTTCTTGATCGGAATGCGCGTGTTCAAGAACCGCCGCGTTGCGCTCCTCGGGTCGCTCGCCTGGGCGCTCTATCCGCAGGCGATCGTCTACAACGCGCGCGTCGCGCCCGAGGTTCTCTTCGTTCTTCTCCTCACCGCGATGGTGCTCTTTCTTCTTCGTCTTCGGTCGGAAGGGCGCCTCGGGGACGCGGCGGCGGCCGGGATCCTGTTCGGGCTCGCCGTCCTCGTGAAGGAGAAGGTGCTCTTCTTTCCGATCGTTCTCGCGGCGCTCGTCCTCGGTCTTCGATCGCTTGCCCCCGCGCGGCGCGTCCTTCTCGTTCTCGCGATGTTCGCCGCGGCGGCCGCCGTCACGGCCCCCTGGATCGCCCGCGGGCACCGCGCCGCCGGGACGTTCGTGCCGATCACGCTCCGGTCGGGGCGCGCCCTCAACCAAGGAATGAACGAGAGCTTCGCTGGGGCTGACGAGAGCCTCGTCCGCTTCTTCGAGAACCAGCCGGAGCGCCGCTGGAGAGACCTTCCGGCGGATTCGAAGGAAAGAGAAGAGAGGGCGAGAGAGAGCGCGCGCGAGGAGAACTCGCTCGTCGGCAGCGCGCTCGCTCGGATCGTGTCGGATCCGGGGGCGTTCGCGAGGGCGTTTCTCGTGAAGCTCGGCGCGTTCTGGTACTTCGGCCAGCCGAAGGTGCTCGCCGGCAACCTCCTCGTGCAGGTCCCGATCCTCCTTCTCGCGATCGCGGGCTACGCGCGGGGCTGGAAACGCTTCGATCTTCTCCCGTTTCTCCTGCTAACGCTGTATATGTGGATGATTCATGCGCTTACTATCGTCCGAATGCGCTACTCCCTTCCGGTCATGCCCGAGACGATCCTCGTCGCCTCCTTCTTCGCGATCCGCCTTTGGGAGAGAAGCCGAGCCGCCCGTTCCCCTTGCTCCGCGGCTCAATCGCCCCCACGGCCTGCCGATCCTCGGTAGGAGCGGTCTTCCGGGCCGCTCTCCCGGAACCGGGAACCGAGGGGACATTCGTTGCGATTCGGGCTCGTTCACGCCGTTTTTTGGTGCGCGCTCGCGCTCGCCGCGTCGCCGAACGCGCCGGGCGCGGCCTCGGCCATCTCCGATGCCGCGGTCTGGAACGACCGCGGGATTCGGCATTTTCAGGCGGAGGACTACCGGAGCGCGTGCACCTGCTTCGAGACCGCCTCCCGCCTTCGGCCGGACGAAGAGACGATCCGGTTCAACCTGGCGTCCGCTCACGCCCGCCTCGCGCTTCAGATCGCGCGCGGCCGGATGACTCGGCCCCTCTATGCGGAGGCGGTCGCCGAAGCGGAGCGCGCGGTCGCTCTCGTTCCGCATCACGCCTTCTTTCACAACGTTCTCGGGTTCGTTCATCAGGAGATGCGGAATCACGAGGATGCCTTTCGGGCCTTCGCGCGGGCGGCGGAGCTCGATCCGCGCGACGGCGGATCGCGCGTTCTTCTCGGGAATGCGGCCTACGAGCTCGACGATCTCGACGGGGCGATCGAGGAATGGCGGCGCGCGCTCGGTCTGAACCCCGAGGGGGGCGAGGTTCTGGATCGGATCGAGAAGGCGGATCGCGAGAGAAAGCTGGAGAAAAGCTTCCGAACGATCGCGAACGAACGATTTCGAATCCGGTACGATCCGTCCTTCCCGGAGGCGGAGCGACTTGCGCAAGGGATGCTCGAGATTCTCGAGGACGCGAGGCGGCATGTCTCCGCGGAGCTTTCCCGCCGGACGAACGGATCGGTGACCGTGGTGGTCTATCCCCCCGAGGAGTTTCGCGCGCTGACCGAAGGTCACGATTGGACGGGGGGGCTCTACGACGGAAAGATCCGCGTCCCGTTCCCCGCCTTCGAAGAGAGAGAGGAGAGATTCCGGGCGCTGGCGATCCACGAGTACGTCCACGCGGTGCTCTACGATTGGACCGACGGCCGCTGCCCCGCGTGGCTCAACGAGGGGCTCGCGCAGGTTCTTGCCGGGGAGTGGGATCGAGCCCGGGCGGAAGCGGCCCGGCGCATGGCGAGAGACTCCTCCTTCGTGCCTCTCCGGGATCTCGAGGAGTCCTTTCTCCGAATCGACCGTTCTCTCGTGGAACAAGCGTATCTTGAATCCTATGTGGTCGCCCATTGGATCATTGATACATATGGCATCACCCGTCTTCACGCGCTTCTGAACGCGTTCGCGCGCGGCGTCTCCACGGAGGAAGCTCTCCGAACGATTCTTCGCGCGACCGGCGAGGAGATTCTCCGCGAGGCTTTCGAGGAAGCGACGGCCGGGCTTGCGCTCGGCAAGGTACGCTAGGATTCCGCCCGGGTTGGAGTCCTAAAGTATCCCGTCGGGAGGGAGGATCGCGATCTCCTCGGTCACCGCCCCCGGCGGTTCCTCGGCGAGGCGGAGAATCGTCTCGGCGATCCGGCGCACGGGGATCATCCGGTTTCTGTCGAGTTCGCTCTCCACCGTGTCCCAGAATGAAGAGGCGACCGCGCCCGGAGAGACCACGCTCACGCCGACGCCCGTCCCCCTCAGCTCCTCGCGCGCGACGTTGGCGAGCGCGACGAGACCCGCCTTCGACGCGGAGTAGGCGGCGGAGCCTCGAAGCACCGCGCGCGCCGCGACCGACGAGAGCGCCACGATCCGCCCGCTCCCCTTCTGGATCATCCCGGGGATGGCGGCGCGCATGCAGAGGAACGCGCCGGTTAGGTTGACCCCGATCATCCGATCCCATTCGTCCGGCGGAACCTCGGCGAGAGAGGCGAACGATCCGACCCCCGCGGAGAGGACGATCGCGTCCGGGCCGCCTCCGTCCTCTTCGATCACGCGGACCGCTTCCCGCACCGCGTCCGGAGATCGGACGTCCAGCGGGAGCGAGACGATGCGGACGCCGGCGCGCGCGGAGAGACGCACGGTCTCCTCGAGGTCCGCCTCGGTTCGCGAGGAGAGGTAGAGGTCCCATCCGTTCTCCGCGAAGAGGCGCGCTGTCTCTCTGCCGATTCCGCGCCCCGCCCCGGTCATCCATGCTCGCCGCGCGCTCATCCTGCTCTCCTTGGCGGGCGCGCCGCCCACGCCGTGGGCGCGTCGCCGCGCCTTTCGTCCATCTCGTTGTCGGTTCGGCCGAGGCCCCGTCCCTCCCTCTCTCGGGAACTCCTTGTCCGCCGGTCGGATGCGGGATTCGTCCCGCGCGACCTTGCTTGGAACGGGTCTTGCCATTCCATCGAAACGCCGAGGAGAAGGGGTGCTCCTCGGGAGCGAGAACGACTGGGTGCTTGAACGAGGGAAGGGGGTGATACGGCTACCGGGACGGAACACCAATCGAGTGGGAAACAACCGTGGAAACCGCGGGAGGCGGCCGCGATGTCGAACGGGCAACCGGAAGACGCGAGCCCCAACGCCTCCCGCGGGCTCATCCCGGAACCCGCGTCGCGGAGAGAGAGCCCGCGCTCCGACCGAGGCCGTTCCGGACGGCGACGATCTCCGCCGCGATGCTGACCGCGATCTCCTCGGGCGTCTCTGAGCCAATGGCCAGACCGATCGGTCCGTACACCCGGTCGGCGAACTCCCGCTCGAGCCCGTCCTTGGAAAGAGCGCGACGGACCATCTCCACGCGTCTCCTCGATCCGATCATGCCGATATAGCGCGTCGGCTTTCGAAGAAGGGTGCGGAGAGCCCTCACGTCGGTCGGGTACCCGTGGCTGACGAGGACGAAGTACCCGGTCTCGCCTCCCGGAACGGTCTCGAGGATCACGCCCGGGTCTCCGTGACGGACCTCCGTCGCGAACGGAAACCTCTCCCGGTCCGCGAACTCCTCCCTTTCGTCGAGGATCGTAACTTCGAATCGCAGAAGAGAGGCGATCACGGCGAGCGCCTTTCCGATGTGTCCTCCTCCGACGATGATCATCCGATCGACCGGAGGGATCGTCTCGAGGAGGAGGCGCCCTCGGCTCTTCGTCCTCTCGATGAAACGCACGGAGGGCCCGGAGCCTCGGAGCGACTCGGACAGGACCGACGCCTCGGTCCCGCCCCAGACGACGGTCCCGTCCGCATCGGCCACGGTGAGAACGCGGCTCTCGACCGGGCCGCTCTCGACCAGCTCGCGCACGAGGAAGACCGTGCGGCCTTGCTCGCGAAGCCGAACGAGCGCGGGGAGCCATTCGCGGTCGCTCACGGTTCGGAGCGGCTCGACGAGGACCTCCATCGTTCCGCCGCAGACGGGCGAGGCGCCGGAGTCGGCGGGACCCGCGAGGTCGAGCCGTACGATCGCGGCCCGTCCGCTCGCCATCGAGCCTCGAGCCGCGCGCACGACCTCGTGCTCGCCGCACCCGCCTCCGACCGTCTCCAGCACGGATCCGTCCGGCCGCACCGCCATGTGAGCCCCCGCCTCGCGCGGGGTCGAGCCCTCGGCGCGGATCACGGTGGCGATCGCGACCGCTTCTTCCTTCTCGAGCGCGACGAGCGCTCCCCGGAACGCCTCGATCTCTTTCCTCCCCGCGGCACGCCGCGCCGCGCTTTCCTATGGTATCATAGCGGGACTCGCGACTCGGGAGTTCATCTGGTGCGCGTCCTCATCCTCTCGCACAACCGCTCCGACTCGGACGATGCGTACAACTACAGGCTCCGATCGCTGGCCGCCGCGCTCGAGCGGGCGGGGATCGGCGCCTCCGTCGCCTACCTCGGCGACGGGGCCCTCGGCAAGCCGACGTTCCTGCACGCGCTCAAGATTCGGCGCGTCCACGGAATCGGGACGGCGGATGTCTTGCACGCGGGGAGCGCCGCGGCGGCGTTCGCTGCGGCTTTCCTGCCGCGCGAGCGCCGCGGGCGCCTCGTGTTCGACATGCACGGCGACACGGTCGCGGAGGCGGAGCTCCGGGAGGGCGCGGGCGTCCTGAGACGCCTCCGTGTCTTCCAGGAGAGGATCAAGGAGCGCGCCGGGCTTCGCGCATCGTCGCGTGTGATCGTCGTTTCCGAGCCGCTCGCAGAAAAGGTTCGCGCGCGAGGGGTGCCTAGCGATCGCGTCTCCGTCGTTCGAAACGGGGTCGACCTCGATCTCTTCGCGCCGATCGATCCGCCTCCCTCGCGGGAAGAGCCGCTCGTCGCGTACGCCGGGCGTTTCGACGCGTGGCAAGGGGTCGACAATCTTCTCTATCTCGTCTCCCGTTCGGGTCGAGGCTTTCGCCTCCGCGTGATCGGTTTCGGCGACGAGGATCGCTCGATCGAGGAGAGGTTCGTCTCCCTCTCCGGTGGACAGGTCGAGAGGATTCGGAAGACGGACCAGAAGGGGCTCATCCCGCTTCTCGCCGAGGCGGATCTTCTTCTCATCCCGAGGGAGAGGAACGGCGCGACGGAGGTCGCGATGCCGACCAAGTTCGCCGAGTACCTCGCGCTCGGGAGGCCGGTTCTCCTCACGCGCGTCGGGGAGCCGGCGGCTCTCGTCGAGAAGCATCGGTGCGGAATCGTCGTGGAGAGCGGGGGAGAGGCGCTCGCGGGCGGGATCCGCCGCTTCGCCGCGCTTCCGCCCGAAGAGCGCCGCGCGATGGGAGCGCGGGCTCGGGCGCTCGCCGAGCGCGAGTTCTCGTGGGACGCGATCGGCGCCCGCTACGCGGCGTTTCTTCGAGAGCTCGTGGCGGAAGGGGGGCGTTCATGAGCAACCTTCCGCCTTCCTACCGTTCCGCGGGAGAGACGATGGAGTTCGATCCGGTGGAAGGAGCTTGGATCGTCCGTCCTCAACGAAAACCCTTCCCGACTCTTCACGCGCTTCTCTTCGTCCTTACGGTCGGTTCGACGATTCTCGCCGGCGGCTTCGCCTATTCCTTCTCGCTTCTCGGGATTCTTCTCGCCCACGAGATGGGCCACTACCTCACCGCCCGCCGTCACGGAATCCCCTCGACCCTTCCCTATTTCCTCCCGCTTCCGAGCACGATCTTCGGGACGATGGGGGCGGTGATCAAAATGGACGGCCGGAACGCTACGCGCCGGCAGCTTTTCGATGTCGGTGTCGCGGGTCCTCTTGCGGGGGTGGTCGTGGCGATCCCGATCACGTGGGTCGGGATCCGTCTTTCGAGCGTCGTCGGCGAGGGGAGCTTCGCGGGCGCGCTCTCGCTCGGGGATTCGATCCTCTTCTCGGCGCTGCAGCGCCTCGTCCACGGGCCTCTCCCCGAGGGGCAGACGCTCCTGCTCCATCCGATGGCGTTCGCCGGGTGGGCGGGGCTCTACGTGACCGCGCTCAACCTCGTTCCGGTCGGCCAGCTCGATGGAGGCCACGTGCTCTACGGTCTCTTCGGCCCGCGCGCGGCGAGGATCTCGCTCGTCGCCCTCGTCGCCTTCGCGCTTCTGGCGATCTCCACGTACCGCTACTGGCTCGTCTTCGTCTTCCTCATCCTCTTCTTCGGCTATCGGCATCCGCCGATGCTCGACGAGGAGGTCGGGCTCGACTCTCCGAGAAGGTGGATCGGCGCGGCGACGCTCGCCCTCTTCCTTCTCGTCTTCACGCCGATCCCGATCCGCTGATCGCTTGAATTAAGAATCGTTCTTGCATCGATCGAATCGCGACCGCGCGCGTCCCCCGTCGAGACGCCTCTCACCGTCCGATCTTGCCGCACGCCCCCGCCGGTTGTCGACCTTCCTCCAACGGACTCCTCCGGAGTACCCGGGGGCACCCGATGCGCGATCAAGCGCTCGTCTGTTCGCGTTTCGCATCCCCGGGGCGGTGCATCGCGCGAGGGGCGTGCCCCCTCTCTCCGAAGGGCCGGCTCGAGCGAGCGGGTGGCGCCATAACCCATTATCGAACTACAGCTTAGGATGAGTTCATTGTTTGAGCGGCGCGCATCCTTGGCACCGCGGTTGCGACTCTTCCCGACGTGTCGGGGGATGCCATGCCGAGAATTGCGCGCGCTTCTCTTTGCCTTCTCCTTCTCCTGCTTCCGGGGGGCGCCGGGCCGGCTGCGGCCGGCGCGGGCGGGCGAGAGGCTCTCTGTTTCATCACCCCGAGCGCCCCGTTGTTTTCCGACGAAGATCCAGCGTCGGTGGTCCGGGAGACGGGCGGGCACGTTCGGCACGTCTTCCCGGACGGAACCTGCCTCGCGGCGATAAGTTCGCTCGGGGCGGAGAAGGTCGCGAGGGGGCCGGGAGACGGACGGACCGTCCACTCCGGGCTGCACCCCGACCCGCGCACGCTCTCCGAGCGGATTTGGAATCGTCTTCTACTCTCGGCGAGGGATCCCCTCGCGAAGGTCGAAGCGGCCGGGAAGCCGCTCGTGGGCGATGCGCTCCTTCCTCCTCTCGCCGGCGCCAAGGCGGAGATCTCGCTCGGGCCGGACGGGGCCGGGTTCTGGGACGGGAGCGAGTACCTGCTGGGGAAGGTCGGCGTGGCGGTCGTTCTCGTCGAGTCGGACGGGCGCGCCGAGCCGTCGTCGGAAGATTGGACGGAGGAGGAGAAGCTCCTCGTCCTCTCGGGGGTCGTCGAGGCGATGGAGTTCTGGGCGTCGCGCGCGCCGTCCGGGCTTCTCTCGTTCACGTACGAGTTCCACACGGACGTGCCGGTTTCCGTGGAGCCGATCCGAAGGGCGCAACGCGAGGAAGGCGTCTGGATCGGCGAGGCGCTCGATGCGCTCGGGTTCGGCGGCGCGAACCGCTTTCAGGGGGCGCAGAATCTCGTGAACGACCTCAAGGAGCGCCGCGGCCTCGACTGGGCGTTTGCGGTCTTCATCGTCGATTCATCGGAAGATGAAGATGGAATGTTCGCGGACGGAACGTTCGCGTACGCCTATCTGGGGGGGCCCTACATGGTCCTCACCCTCGACAACGACGGTTGGGGGCCGGAGAACTTCGCGTCCGTGTGCGCCCACGAGACCGGACACATCTTCTACGCGCTCGACCAATACTACGCGGCCCACGTCCCCTGCGACCGCGTCTCCGGCTATCTCGGTTGGGAGACGCGGAACAGCCAGTACGGGTCGTGTCCGGAAAACGATCCCCGCTGCATCATGCGAAGCTCCCCGATCGGCGCGGCGACGATCAGCGAGACGGCGCGCGGGCAGGTCGGCTGGATCGACGCGGACGGCGACGGCTTTCCCGAGGCTCTCGGACGCCGCCCGACCGTGGAGATCCTCTCGCTCGGCCGGGGAGGCGCGGTCCGCGTCGATGGGAAGGCCGCGGTTCTTCCGCACCCGAACCGAAACCCGCTCGGTTACGGTCATTCGATCGCGATCGACACGGTTGCCGCGGTCGAGTATCGGATCGACGCGGGGCCGTGGGTCCGGGCGCTCCTCCAGGAGAGCGGGGTCCGCGGGGAGCCGCGCTTCTCGATCGAGGCGGCCGTTCCCGACTCCGGAGAACACCGGCTCTTCGTTCGCGCCGTGAGCGCGACGGGAAACGTCACCGATCCTCCCTGTTCGCTCACCGTTCGAAGGGGGGGTGATTCCCCCGCTCCCTCCGCGGATCGCGGGCCGGTGCCGATTCGCATCCTCGGCAACCGGCCGAACCCCTTCAATCCAGAGACGGAGGTCGCAATCGAGTCGGACCGCCCGCGCGAGGTTCGGGCGGCCGTGCACGACGCCGCGGGCGCCCTCGTGCGCGTCCTCTTTTCCGGCGGCGTACGCGAGGGGCGGACGGTCTTTCGGTGGGATGGGCGCGACGAGGCCGGCCGGGAAGCGCCGAGCGGGCGCTATTTCTGCCGCGTGGTCCACACCGAGGGATCCTCCGTCCTGCCGATGCTCCTCCTCCGATAGCCTGCACCGCGCCGCGCGACTCCCGGAAGGACCCGGCCGCATGAACGTCCATCCGTCAGAATCGCGCTCCTTGCGCGGCCGCCCGAGTGAGGGCCGTCTCAGCCCCTCCCTCCCCCGGCCCCCAGCCGAGAAGAGACATGCTGAGTTTCTGCCGGATGGAGGTCAACCCCCACGGGGGATCGCGATTGACACCGTGCGGCGCCGGGTGGTAGCGTTGCCAACCGGATGTCATCGAAAAACGTTCGATCGGGGGCTTGATCATGCGTTCTCTCGCGGTTCTTCTCGCGCTTCCGCTCGCTCTCCTCACGCTCTCGTGCGGCGGGGGGGAGAAGTTCGTTGATGCCGGTCTCGCCGATGCGATGAGCGGCGCGATCCCGAGCAAGACGGACACTTACCGTCTGACGTCGCCCGAAGTCCTGGCGGTGAAGGGGGACTTCGCCCTCCTCCGCGAGGGGATGGCGTACCAGATCTTGACGGCCGACGGGTTCGAGGAGATCTACCCGACCCTTGAGGGGAACCCGTTCAAGCTGCTCGTCCGCAAGTGGCGAAACCCCTACCCGCACCTCCGCCTCGAGGGCTATGAGCTCGGAGAGGAACGCCTCGACACGAAGTGGGTGCTCGGCGAGTCCGATCTCCCGACCCTTGTGGAGCATCGGCTCTACGACGTCTCCCTGTACGAGGCGGTCGACCCGGCCGCTTGGGCGGGGAAACTGCCGGCGGACATCGCGGGGAAGAAGATCTGGATGCCGGCCGAGGTGGAGTTCCTGGGGACCGAGGAGGTCGTGGAGGAGCGGGCTCCGGCGGTCGCGGATACGGCCGATTCCTCCGCGGGAGAGCCTGCGGCCGAAGAGGTCGCTTCCGCGGACGCCTCTCCGGACACCGGGGTCGTGAGCCGCGCGCGGGAGGTGCGGAGAACCGTGCGTCTGGACCAGTTCGCTCTTCGAACCGGCGGCCTCCTATTCCAGCTTTCGCCGATCCGCGAGGACGGCATCGCGCTCCTTCTCCGGGCGCTCGCCGCCGAGAACCGGACCCTCCCGCTCGGCGGTTACGTCTCCGAGATCAACCCGTCCCGTTCGGCGGGCGGGGGAGGCCCCGCGGGAACATTTAAGCTTGAATTGTTCGACTTCGGAGGAAAGTACGTTCTCGAACGGAAGTGATCGTGCTCGTCCGCGCGAGACGAAGAGGCGCCCGCTCCGGCGGGCGCTTCGCGTTTCGGAGGGAAGGCTAGGGAATCCAGTACACGCGCACTCCGAAATGATCGGCGAAGTCGCCGCCCGCGCCGTCTCCCGGCCCGTGCCCGTACTCGATCATCCCGCCGATGTGCGGATAGACCTCGTTCCCGATCCCGAACCCGAACGTGGGATCGCTCCGGTCCCGCTCCTCGTCCCAAACGTATCCGACGCGGATCGCCGCCGTTCCGGCGAGAACGGTCTCCGCGCCGATCCCCCCGCCGAAGCGTCTCCCGGCTTCGCCCTCCTTGCGGGGGAGAAAGTAGAGATCGGCGGAGCCGACCACGCGGTTCTGCCGCCCCGCCTCCCACTTCGTCGAGACGCCGGTTCGAAGGTAGAGGGGAAGGTTCGTCTCGGTCTCGCCGATGTCGTACGAAGGCCCGATGTTTCCCGCGGCGAACCCCCATCGCCACTCGAGAGGAAGCTTCCCGCGAAGAGCATGATCCCAAACCCGAAGGACGCTGGCCGCGAGCCCGGCGGTCGGGCTCCCGTCGAAGAGATCGACGTCCGCGCGATGTTGATATCCGAAGAGTGAAACGCCGGCCGCCGTCTTCGCGCCGACCTTCCGCCCGTAGGCGAGGAAGAAGGCCGGCTCGATGATGTCGACCCTGCGGATCGCGTCCCCGGATCGATAGAGCTGATCATCGTTCTGCCGGACGATGATCGCGATCCCGATCCCCCCCGCGCCGGGCCGCTCGCTGCTCGCGGCGAGCACGCGGTCGCGGAAGTCCTCGCTGTATCCGCTCACCTCGTCGTGCGGCGCGGCGTAGAAGAGCGCCCCTTCCTGAAACGCGAGCCCCGCCGGGTTCGCCCAGATGTTCGACGGATGCGCC
This region of Candidatus Eisenbacteria bacterium genomic DNA includes:
- a CDS encoding XdhC family protein: MIRAEGSTPREAGAHMAVRPDGSVLETVGGGCGEHEVVRAARGSMASGRAAIVRLDLAGPADSGASPVCGGTMEVLVEPLRTVSDREWLPALVRLREQGRTVFLVRELVESGPVESRVLTVADADGTVVWGGTEASVLSESLRGSGPSVRFIERTKSRGRLLLETIPPVDRMIIVGGGHIGKALAVIASLLRFEVTILDEREEFADRERFPFATEVRHGDPGVILETVPGGETGYFVLVSHGYPTDVRALRTLLRKPTRYIGMIGSRRRVEMVRRALSKDGLEREFADRVYGPIGLAIGSETPEEIAVSIAAEIVAVRNGLGRSAGSLSATRVPG
- a CDS encoding glycosyltransferase family 39 protein; amino-acid sequence: MRSIARDRVLLGILLIAVLLRLVYAFAVFPAIGERLHWKGVDDGYDEIARHVLHGHGFVDRPGDIPNLVTPPGYVYFLAALYFVFGEEVNEGFRIRLVQPFLDGATALLIFLIGMRVFKNRRVALLGSLAWALYPQAIVYNARVAPEVLFVLLLTAMVLFLLRLRSEGRLGDAAAAGILFGLAVLVKEKVLFFPIVLAALVLGLRSLAPARRVLLVLAMFAAAAAVTAPWIARGHRAAGTFVPITLRSGRALNQGMNESFAGADESLVRFFENQPERRWRDLPADSKEREERARESAREENSLVGSALARIVSDPGAFARAFLVKLGAFWYFGQPKVLAGNLLVQVPILLLAIAGYARGWKRFDLLPFLLLTLYMWMIHALTIVRMRYSLPVMPETILVASFFAIRLWERSRAARSPCSAAQSPPRPADPR
- a CDS encoding glycosyltransferase; the protein is MRVLILSHNRSDSDDAYNYRLRSLAAALERAGIGASVAYLGDGALGKPTFLHALKIRRVHGIGTADVLHAGSAAAAFAAAFLPRERRGRLVFDMHGDTVAEAELREGAGVLRRLRVFQERIKERAGLRASSRVIVVSEPLAEKVRARGVPSDRVSVVRNGVDLDLFAPIDPPPSREEPLVAYAGRFDAWQGVDNLLYLVSRSGRGFRLRVIGFGDEDRSIEERFVSLSGGQVERIRKTDQKGLIPLLAEADLLLIPRERNGATEVAMPTKFAEYLALGRPVLLTRVGEPAALVEKHRCGIVVESGGEALAGGIRRFAALPPEERRAMGARARALAEREFSWDAIGARYAAFLRELVAEGGRS
- a CDS encoding tetratricopeptide repeat protein, yielding MRFGLVHAVFWCALALAASPNAPGAASAISDAAVWNDRGIRHFQAEDYRSACTCFETASRLRPDEETIRFNLASAHARLALQIARGRMTRPLYAEAVAEAERAVALVPHHAFFHNVLGFVHQEMRNHEDAFRAFARAAELDPRDGGSRVLLGNAAYELDDLDGAIEEWRRALGLNPEGGEVLDRIEKADRERKLEKSFRTIANERFRIRYDPSFPEAERLAQGMLEILEDARRHVSAELSRRTNGSVTVVVYPPEEFRALTEGHDWTGGLYDGKIRVPFPAFEEREERFRALAIHEYVHAVLYDWTDGRCPAWLNEGLAQVLAGEWDRARAEAARRMARDSSFVPLRDLEESFLRIDRSLVEQAYLESYVVAHWIIDTYGITRLHALLNAFARGVSTEEALRTILRATGEEILREAFEEATAGLALGKVR
- a CDS encoding site-2 protease family protein; amino-acid sequence: MSNLPPSYRSAGETMEFDPVEGAWIVRPQRKPFPTLHALLFVLTVGSTILAGGFAYSFSLLGILLAHEMGHYLTARRHGIPSTLPYFLPLPSTIFGTMGAVIKMDGRNATRRQLFDVGVAGPLAGVVVAIPITWVGIRLSSVVGEGSFAGALSLGDSILFSALQRLVHGPLPEGQTLLLHPMAFAGWAGLYVTALNLVPVGQLDGGHVLYGLFGPRAARISLVALVAFALLAISTYRYWLVFVFLILFFGYRHPPMLDEEVGLDSPRRWIGAATLALFLLVFTPIPIR
- a CDS encoding SDR family NAD(P)-dependent oxidoreductase, translated to MSARRAWMTGAGRGIGRETARLFAENGWDLYLSSRTEADLEETVRLSARAGVRIVSLPLDVRSPDAVREAVRVIEEDGGGPDAIVLSAGVGSFASLAEVPPDEWDRMIGVNLTGAFLCMRAAIPGMIQKGSGRIVALSSVAARAVLRGSAAYSASKAGLVALANVAREELRGTGVGVSVVSPGAVASSFWDTVESELDRNRMIPVRRIAETILRLAEEPPGAVTEEIAILPPDGIL